One Papio anubis isolate 15944 chromosome 18, Panubis1.0, whole genome shotgun sequence genomic window, GGCTTGGGACTGCCAGGCAGAGGAACAGGAAGGTAAGCAAGGAGGGCTGTAGGAGATAAGGCCTCACGTGCTAGATCGTCTTCTTACTCTGAAGGCCACTCAGGGCGAACTCATGCGGCCCACTGTCCAGGCTCTGGCAATGCTGAGTAGCAGCCAGTGGGTCTGGAATAAGCTGAGAGCCAGCTGGCCCCTGATCTCCATGTGACAGCCTCAAAACCTGTTACTACTCTGCCCACAGACATTGTGTTGGAGGACACCCAGCCCTTCTCTCAGCCCACAGTTGGCTCCCCCAACGTGTATCACTCCCTGCCCTGCACGCCTCACACTGGGGCTGAAGACGCTGAGCAGGCTGCAGGTCGCAGGACACAGAGCAGTGGGCCTGGGCTGCAGAACAATAGTGAGTGTGTGGCGCCGATGGCCTGGAGCCAAACTTAGCTTGGGTGAGAATTGACAATGGTGGTTTTCCTTCTTCAAGCCCCTCTGTGCCCCTAGAGCCCCCTGGCTGTGGCTGCCTCCTTCATCTAAGAGCAGAGTCTATGTTGGGCCAGGAGACTTCAGATCCATGTCCTGGTGCTGCCTCTGGCTTTGTCTTTCCTCAGTGGGCAGGGCTGGGTCTGCTAGTCCATCTTTACCCTTCTCTGCGCTATGCAGCCTTGGCCTGCTGCATCTCCAGCCTGTATTCTCTTCACTTCACTCAGGCCCTGGGAAACCAGCCCAGTTTCTggcaggagaggcagaggaggtCGATGCCTTTGCTCTGGGCTTCCTGAGCACCAGCAGTGGTGTCTCCGGAGAAGATGAAGTAGAGCCCTTACACAGTGGAGttgaagaggcagagaaaaagatggaagaagaagGTGTGAGTGTGAGTGAAATGGAGGCAACAGGAGCACAAGGACCCAGCAGGGCAGAAGAGCCCGAGGGACATACACAGGTGACAGAAGCAGAGGGATCCCAGGGGACTGCTGAGGCCGAGGGGCCAGGAGCATCTTCAGGGGATGAGGATGCCTCTAGCAGGGCAGGTAAGAGGCCCAGTGCAGGGGGTGACTGGTGACAGCTGTGTTCAGGCCCCAGCACACAGAAAGGCCTTGCCTGGGTTGTGTTTCCGGGCACTGGTGGTGGTAGGGGTTCAGGGAGACTCTGAGGGGCACCCGCTTGGCTGGAGCTAGATGGGTTCCACCAGAAACAGGACAGAAATACTGTGGCTGTGCTGGCCTGGGTGAGATGGTCAGGCCTGGAATTCCTGTGACCCCATCCTTCTTCCTTTGTAGCAAGTCCAGAGTCGGCCTCCAGCACCCCTGAGTCTCTCCAGGCCAGGCGACATCATCAGTTTCCTGAGCCAGCCCCACCGCCTGGTGCTGCAGTGTAAGATCCCACAACCCCATTCCTCATGGGCCTCTTGGGAAGGGAGCATTGGGTACGCTGTGTACATAGGGTCCTCCCCCTTCCTACGGGTATGCAGATGATTACCTAGCAGAGCAGCCGGAGCTGGGCTGGGGAGAGCTCACCAAGAGCACCCCTGCCTCCAGAGCTTAGAGAAGCCTGggtgaggggaaaggggaaagtaTGTGGTCGGTTTGTAGTCAGAAAAGTCTTCCTGGAGGATGATTAGCAGAATCGGGAAAGGCAGCAGTAGGGTAAGGGAAGAGACTGTCCATTCTAAGGCCTGGGATCATGGACCCAAGCAGGTATCAATACAGATAAGCCTGAACTAGGATGTCAAGTCGACTGTGGAGGAACAGAGCCCCAGGGAAAGACTGGCCTCTTTGTGGCCCCCTGACCCAGCTGCCCCTCAGCAGGTGGTCAGGGCTGCTGGTCCTGGCTGGCCAAGGGCCACATGGTCCCCAGCCTCAGCAGGAGCCAGCAAGACTTGCCCTTGAATAAGGGCCTCCTGAGGCAAGTTCAGCTCCCTCTGTTCACTGTTGCCCTCAGCTTATCTTCAGAGCCTGCAGAGCCTCTGTTGGTCAGGCGTCCCCCTAGGCCCCGGACCACCGGCCCCAGGCCCCGGCAAGATCCCCACAAGGCTGGACTGAGCCACTATGTGAAACTCTTTAGCTTCTTTGCCAAGATGCCCATGGAGAGGAAGGCTCTTGAGATGGTGGAGAAGTGGTGAGTCCTGGGCACGTGGGGTAGGGAGAGGAACCCCTTAGGTCATGATCAGACTGTTCAGCCTGCTCTATCCCCACCTTCTTGGCAGCCTAGATAAATATTTCCAGCATCTTTGTGATGACCTGGAGGTATTTGCTGCTCATGCTGGCCGCAAGACTGTGAAGCCAGAGGACCTGGAGCTGCTGATGCGGCGGTGAGAGGGCGGAAGGTGTGGGGGTGCTGGCTGGGGGAGCTCTGGCGCTGATTCTGCctgtcctttctcttcctccactGCAGGCAGGGCCTGGTCACTGACCAAGTCTCACTGCACGTGCTAGTGGAGCGGCACCTGCCCCTGGAGTACCGGCAGCTGCTCATCCCCTGTGCGTACAGTGGCAACTCTGTCTTCCCTGCCCAGTAGTGGCCAGGCCTCGACACTTTCCCTGTCCCCACCTGGGGCCTCTTGCCCCCACATATTTCTCCAggtctcctccccacccccccagCATCAATAAAGTGTCATAAACAGAATATTCTGCATTTTAGTGCATGTCCTGGGGCCAGCCAGGCAAGGAGGACTGATTCCCCCCCACAACTCCCCAGCACAGTCTGGAGAATGGCATGGGTTTAGACAAACACTTTTATACTAAAAGCTAGGGGTTAGCAGGACGAGCACGCAGGCTGCACACAGGCTCCTAGTTTGCAGGCTCTGGCTCTCGAGGTCCTGCACGCCTGATGTCAATCACCTGAAGCCGCTCCAGGGCAGTCTGGAGGATTTCCACCACGCCTTCTTCCTTCTCGTCACTGTCCTCTGGCAGTTCCGACTCAGGGAGCTGGAAGGCCTGGCTCATGTAGGTGTTCACAGTCTGCTTGTCCAGGCTGGGGTCGATGGTCATCAGGGCCCCTCGCAGCTTGGGCAGAGTCACCTCCTCATGGCTGCCCCACAGGAAAAGAGAGTGACAGGCCCTGACCCCTCCTCTCCATGCCCCAGACTCCCAGGTGCCCTCCTCTGTGCTGAGCTTGAGCAGTGGATGGTGCATGGTACACAGGGAGACCCAGGGGCTTCAGGGGCCCAGCCTGTGGGACTTGCCTATGGATCAGGGTCACTCACAGTTCTATGCCCAGCTCCTGCTTTAGCTGCAGTAAGTACTCATCCTTCTCATCCATGTATTGTTCCCAGAGCTTTTGCACAAAGGGCTCACTCTGGCCCTCCTCATCCTGGGATGGGCCACAAGTCAGGGGGAGGGCATATTGGCCTGGGTCCAAccaaggctggggcaggagccaGGCCAGTTCCTGGACCCACATACCCACCTCCATAAACAGTGAGCGGTAGTTGAGCAAGTCTGCATTGCTGCTGCTGGGATGCCAGCCCCCTGCCTCCATCAGCTCCTGGATTTGCTCTTCTGTCTTGAGAGGGAAGGTACTCTTGAGGACAGTGCTGTAGGGGAGACATGAGGGCCAACAGGGACCTGCTGAGGCCTGCTTGTGCCTCTCCGTAGTGCTCAAAGGGGAGTGAGTTCCAAGGCTGTGGCCCTTCCCACCAGGTGCCCCTTTTCCCTGCAGATGCAGGAACAGTTGGGTAGGAGTTGGGGGTGGCCTGGACCAGCCTCTCACTTGAACTGCTCCATGGTTAGTAGCCCCTCGTTCTGACTGTCAGCATTTGTCATCTCCTTCAGCAGCTGGGCTACTGTCTCCTTCTGGGTGACATACACATTCTCACTCCGCTATAAGGAGAGAAGCATTATTCACTTGCTCTTCCTGGGAGTGGTGGGGGCAAAGCTGGTCTATGCTAGGGACAAAGACCCCTCTCAGTCTCCCCAAGGGGAATAGGCCCCAGCTCACCTTTCCCATCAAGACTGCATAGAACTGACTCATAAGCTCGTTGGAGTGGAAGatcttgatattttcaaaaatagtgtAAGCCCAGGCCATGGCATCACTGGGCCCAAAGCGACGCTCCAGGAAATTGAAGAAGAAGTCTGGGAATGTCTCTTTCTGCGGGATTGAGGAAATGCTCAGTCAGCCTGCCTTACGGTTGGTTGGCCCTCATCCCTGGCACCTCTGGACCTCCAGAGGACCCTGGATATGAAGACCACGCTGGACCAGAGTGGTTGGTGAGATCTGACCTGCTCCTCAGCAAGACGTTCCTTCCAGGCATCCTTGAGGAGGTCGACCACATCCTTCTTGCTTGGCTTCTTGTTCTCCACGAGGCCATCAAACCGAAGAAAAGCAGGGATGGCTTCCCCATAACCCTAGGAGGGAGGATATCAGCTCATCTCTGGACCCATCTGTGGCCCCACCCTCAAGCAGGGAAGAGCCCCAGTTGGTTCCCCGAAAGCTCATCTGAGCAGCAGGGCATGGCTGTTCTGACTCTGGCCCAAGCCCCACTCCTGGGGCCTCCCCTACCAGACCAGGGAAGAATTCTTTCTCCCGCAGCAGCCCTGAGCCAATCTCTTCCAGGAGCACATCCACCAGCTGGTCGCTGTTCTTGCCCTCAGCCAGCATCTGCCAGCGCTCTGGGCCCCCAGCCACCACATCTGCATGTGGGGAGAGGGAGCTGGAGTCTGGGCCCACATGTAAGCAGGACCTGGGGCCCCGCTGGCTGCCCTCACCTTCGCATTTGGTCCAGTCAGGCCTTGGCGTGGAAGTGCGCTGGATCTCCTGCAGCTCAGAGAAGAACTGGTCCCGCTCCTTCAGCGTGCTCATGTGCAGCTGCATCAGGATCTCATGCTCCTTGTGAACCTCCTCGTAGCTGGCTCTCAGGGTGTCCAGCTGTGGGCAAGGACATTGGCCCTGGCCCCCCACCTGTGAGACCCCATCCTACCCTCctggccctgcctgcctgcctcagcacctGCTCCTGAAGATCCTTGTTGGTCTTCTCCTGCATTTCAAAGTCCCTCCTAGGGACTACATCTCCAAAGTTGGCCTTCATGGTGTTGAGTTCCATCTGCGTGCGGGTCAGGTCTTGCCGGGTCATCTTAAGAGCCAGGGTTAACTTCACAGGGTCCTCCCCCCAGATGCCTGCCAGGGGAGGGGGCCCACCAGCCCGTGTCACCCTGGCTTTCTCAGGTTGCCCGAAGCCCTCTGCCCTTCCCGTTTGGGGTTCCCTGGGTCTTGCCCACAGTGCTACCAGCCTAGGGTTTCAGGCTAAAGTCTAGAAGCCCAGGAAACTGAGTAACAGGCCTGTCCAGCCCACCAGGAGCCTAGGCTGCCTCAGCTACCAACTGTGTTCCTATAATTCTCCGTTCAACTCAGAAGATACACAGCCCTGGGAGAGGCAGGGACATCTCCCCCCTGAATGGTTATGGAATGAGCAGGTCTTAGGAATGTTGAATGAATGGGGCTTAGGAGTGAGACCCGACTCCTCCAGCATCTCAGAAGAGAGAAACCCGATTCAGGCTTACCTGGGGACTGGGCTAATGACATGTCCTCCCGCTGGTACCGCAGCTCGTTCAGGTCTGCGATGAGTATCTTACGGGCGTCTCGCTCACTGAGGTAGTGCAGGTACTCCTCAGCCAAGTTCTTCCTCAGTTTGGCCACCTGTGGAGAAGGTGGCTGTGTGGTCAGGGGCTGCCCTTGAACCTCTGTATGTAGTCGGTCACCCCAGGGAGTGGGCTGGGTGCTGGGTGGCCCCATTAGGGCCTGCGAACAGGAAAGGTGAAAGAAGAAGGAGATTGGCCATTTCTAAGAATTCGGCAAGGTACCACTGCTTCCCCCTTTGGGGAAAGTGCTGAGCCTAGCAGCAGGGCAGAGGGTGGAGTTAGCAAGGCTCTGGGGGTAAGGTGGTGGCCCAGTGTGTCACTCCTTGTAGAAAGGCAGAGCGGGGTAGGGGGTCACCCTTGTAGTGGGATTGGCAGGAATTCGGGGTCATCACACCACTTCCATTCACCTCGCTCTGCAGTGAAATCTTCTCCTCATTCTTTTTGTCGATGAGTTTTAGTAAATTCATCTTCTCTTTCTTGAGCAGGGAGATTTCATGTTTCTCCTCAGCTCTCATGGCCAGGATCCTCTCATTGCAGTCCTCATTCATAGTGACAAGCTTGGCCTTCAGGGGCTCCAGAGCCCGGATCTTCTCCCTTTGGTGGGCTAAGCAGAGACAGGTGGGAGAGCTGCTTTGGGGCCATGGACAGAAGACACAGACCCTAAGGTCATGGGTGAGTGGCTATGTCACTTGCAAACCCCAAGAGTCTCTGCATGCCTTGTTCAAAGCCATGGTCCCTGTTTCAGGCCTTCCTGCACTTGATTTTAAACCAAGGGCAGAGTTCAGATGAAGACCGAGGTGTCTCCCGTGTCCTTTCCCCTACAGCCTTAAGTCCTGCAGCTGCACCATGCCCTGTACCTCCTGAGCCTGGCAGGGGAGCCTGCTGACTCCCAGAGGTGCTCACTCTCTCCTGGGGTTCACTCTGTTTTCAACAGGGACTGCTCCACTGTGCTTCTCAATGACAGGGGTGGTCAGGTGCTCTGGGGTGCCCTATAACGGAACAGTCTGTGCAGAATGGCTGATTGGCTTTGGTGACCTCAAGGCCCAGTTGGGTAGCTGCCCCAGCCCTGCTGTGGAGCGCCAGAAGGTTGAATAGGATCTTCTCCACCCCTTCCAGGCTGGGACAAGGAGGGGAGCTGcatttctgcattctttttttttttttttttttgcgatggagtcttgttcttttgcccaggctagagtgcagtggtatgatctcaactcactgcaacctccacctcctaagttcaagcaattctcctgcctcagtctcccaagtagctgagattataggtgtgtgccaccatgcacagctaatttttttgtgtttttagtagagacagggtttcactatattggccaggctggtctcaaactcctgacctcaagtaatccaccaccttggcctcccaaagtgctgggattacaggtgcgagctactgtgcctggcaggAGGTGCATTCTTACCCAGCATCCCCTCATATGCATTCTTGATGGAGGATAGTAATGGCTTGTACGTTTTGAAGTCCTCTATGAAGAACTCAAAGATCTCTCTGTAAGGCTGGCAAGAAAAGGGAACCCATCATCTCCTGGCCCACAGCTGCCACCCTTAGTGgggaactatttttctttttcttttttcctgaaatggagtcttgctctgtcacccaggctggagtgcagtggtgcgatcttgggtcactgcaacctccgcctcccaggttcaagtgattctcctgcctcagccttctgagtagctgggattacaggtgcccgccaccatgctaggctaatttttgtatttttagtagagacagggtttcaccatgttggccaggatggtctcaatctcctgacctcgtgatccacccacctcggcctcccaaagtagagggattacaggcgtgagccactgtgcccggtcctgTGTTTTTCTTTACTGGGCTTAGTAGTATTCCGGCGTAAGGCTGCCAGGTCACTTATATTCAAGTAAATGCCCTAGACACTACCCGGGTACCTCACAGTGCCATGGACCCTGGGGGGCAGCTCTCTGGAGGCCTGTCCTGATGCCATCTTTGAGGCCTAGTGGACTGCCATGACCATAGACAGATCTCCACTCTGTGCCTGAGCCCCTCTCTGGCTCTCCAGGCAGCCAGCCTCTTGCCTTCTAGACACAGTATCATTGGCCTCTCACTTGTAACCTCTTCCCATCTTAGAGCCTGGTAGATTCAGGAGATTGAAGGATGTACCCTTGCGTCCTGACATGCAAGTAGGGGTGTGGTCCCCTGTCCCATTTGGACGCATGGGAGGTTTCTGGAGGCAGCATTGCTCACTGAAATAAGCAcagttagccgggcgcggtggctcacgcctgtaatcccagcactttgggaggcggaggcaggtggatcacctgaggttgggagttcgagaccagcctgaccaacatggagaaaccccgtctccactaaaaatacaaaattggccgggcgtggtggcacatgcctataattctagctactagggaggctgaggcaggagaatcgcttgaacctgggaggcggaggttgcggtgagccgtgatcgtgccattgcactccagcctgggcaaacaagagtgaaactccgcctaaagaaaaaaaaaaaaaaaaaagaaatgagcacagTCTCCAGAGTCAGCCCTGAGTTTGAAGCCCAGTCCAACTACACCATAGTGGTATGCCTTCTTCCTTATCTGCTCAGGAGATCGATGTAAGGCCCCAGCCCAGGGCCTTGCACTTGCACACAgccagtgctcagtaaatgctttaGTCAATGACTAAGTCAAAAGGCAGGAATTATCTGTCATCATCCTTGTTTGAGCAGATTTGGTGATTCTCTCCCTAATATACACCGGAATCTGGGTTggatcttatatatatatatctctgtctccctccctccctccttatGCATCTGGGCTGGTTCCTTAAGCTTGGGGTTGTTGCCACTGGGCTGGTAAACACGGCCTGACCCCTGCTTGCCCAACTGCCAGCATTAGGCTCCATTCACTGATGTCGTGACCTAACCTGGGCACTGGGGATCACAGAGCTGTAGGGACTGGGCACAGCATCCAGGCCACCTGACTCAGGTGAGGAAACTCTAGCCTCAGGAGACTT contains:
- the CENPT gene encoding centromere protein T isoform X2, giving the protein MPESVVKPVPAPQVVQPSRRESSRGSLELQLPELEPSTTLAPGLLAPGRRKQRLRLSMFQQGVDQGLPLSQEPQGNADASSLTSSLNLTFATPLQPQSVQRPGLARRPPARRAVDVGAFLRDLRDTSLAPPNIVLEDTQPFSQPTVGSPNVYHSLPCTPHTGAEDAEQAAGRRTQSSGPGLQNNSPGKPAQFLAGEAEEVDAFALGFLSTSSGVSGEDEVEPLHSGVEEAEKKMEEEGVSVSEMEATGAQGPSRAEEPEGHTQVTEAEGSQGTAEAEGPGASSGDEDASSRAASPESASSTPESLQARRHHQFPEPAPPPGAAVLSSEPAEPLLVRRPPRPRTTGPRPRQDPHKAGLSHYVKLFSFFAKMPMERKALEMVEKCLDKYFQHLCDDLEVFAAHAGRKTVKPEDLELLMRRQGLVTDQVSLHVLVERHLPLEYRQLLIPCAYSGNSVFPAQ
- the TSNAXIP1 gene encoding translin-associated factor X-interacting protein 1 isoform X3, yielding MQASSETKDAAHQREKIRALEPLKAKLVTMNEDCNERILAMRAEEKHEISLLKKEKMNLLKLIDKKNEEKISLQSEVAKLRKNLAEEYLHYLSERDARKILIADLNELRYQREDMSLAQSPGIWGEDPVKLTLALKMTRQDLTRTQMELNTMKANFGDVVPRRDFEMQEKTNKDLQEQLDTLRASYEEVHKEHEILMQLHMSTLKERDQFFSELQEIQRTSTPRPDWTKCEDVVAGGPERWQMLAEGKNSDQLVDVLLEEIGSGLLREKEFFPGLGYGEAIPAFLRFDGLVENKKPSKKDVVDLLKDAWKERLAEEQKETFPDFFFNFLERRFGPSDAMAWAYTIFENIKIFHSNELMSQFYAVLMGKRSENVYVTQKETVAQLLKEMTNADSQNEGLLTMEQFNTVLKSTFPLKTEEQIQELMEAGGWHPSSSNADLLNYRSLFMEDEEGQSEPFVQKLWEQYMDEKDEYLLQLKQELGIELHEEVTLPKLRGALMTIDPSLDKQTVNTYMSQAFQLPESELPEDSDEKEEGVVEILQTALERLQVIDIRRAGPREPEPAN
- the TSNAXIP1 gene encoding translin-associated factor X-interacting protein 1 isoform X1 codes for the protein MATGCTLPHFPRPRVLVARRPWVMACQQSRYRSFSSASRLQPQPSGVTIDESFITENKSTQKCKLLQKRRTLTGQFSMGGHLSPWPTYTSGQTILQNRKPCSDDYRKRVGSCQQHPFRTAKPRYLEELENYLRKELLLLDLGTDSTQELRLQPYREIFEFFIEDFKTYKPLLSSIKNAYEGMLAHQREKIRALEPLKAKLVTMNEDCNERILAMRAEEKHEISLLKKEKMNLLKLIDKKNEEKISLQSEVAKLRKNLAEEYLHYLSERDARKILIADLNELRYQREDMSLAQSPGIWGEDPVKLTLALKMTRQDLTRTQMELNTMKANFGDVVPRRDFEMQEKTNKDLQEQLDTLRASYEEVHKEHEILMQLHMSTLKERDQFFSELQEIQRTSTPRPDWTKCEDVVAGGPERWQMLAEGKNSDQLVDVLLEEIGSGLLREKEFFPGLGYGEAIPAFLRFDGLVENKKPSKKDVVDLLKDAWKERLAEEQKETFPDFFFNFLERRFGPSDAMAWAYTIFENIKIFHSNELMSQFYAVLMGKRSENVYVTQKETVAQLLKEMTNADSQNEGLLTMEQFNTVLKSTFPLKTEEQIQELMEAGGWHPSSSNADLLNYRSLFMEDEEGQSEPFVQKLWEQYMDEKDEYLLQLKQELGIELHEEVTLPKLRGALMTIDPSLDKQTVNTYMSQAFQLPESELPEDSDEKEEGVVEILQTALERLQVIDIRRAGPREPEPAN
- the TSNAXIP1 gene encoding translin-associated factor X-interacting protein 1 isoform X2 — protein: MGGHLSPWPTYTSGQTILQNRKPCSDDYRKRVGSCQQHPFRTAKPRYLEELENYLRKELLLLDLGTDSTQELRLQPYREIFEFFIEDFKTYKPLLSSIKNAYEGMLAHQREKIRALEPLKAKLVTMNEDCNERILAMRAEEKHEISLLKKEKMNLLKLIDKKNEEKISLQSEVAKLRKNLAEEYLHYLSERDARKILIADLNELRYQREDMSLAQSPGIWGEDPVKLTLALKMTRQDLTRTQMELNTMKANFGDVVPRRDFEMQEKTNKDLQEQLDTLRASYEEVHKEHEILMQLHMSTLKERDQFFSELQEIQRTSTPRPDWTKCEDVVAGGPERWQMLAEGKNSDQLVDVLLEEIGSGLLREKEFFPGLGYGEAIPAFLRFDGLVENKKPSKKDVVDLLKDAWKERLAEEQKETFPDFFFNFLERRFGPSDAMAWAYTIFENIKIFHSNELMSQFYAVLMGKRSENVYVTQKETVAQLLKEMTNADSQNEGLLTMEQFNTVLKSTFPLKTEEQIQELMEAGGWHPSSSNADLLNYRSLFMEDEEGQSEPFVQKLWEQYMDEKDEYLLQLKQELGIELHEEVTLPKLRGALMTIDPSLDKQTVNTYMSQAFQLPESELPEDSDEKEEGVVEILQTALERLQVIDIRRAGPREPEPAN
- the CENPT gene encoding centromere protein T isoform X1; the encoded protein is MADHNPDGDPTPRTLLRRVLDTADPRTPRRPRSARAGAQRALLETASSRRLSGQTKTIAKGRSRGARSIGRSAHVQARGHLEEQTPRTLLKNILLTAPESSILMPESVVKPVPAPQVVQPSRRESSRGSLELQLPELEPSTTLAPGLLAPGRRKQRLRLSMFQQGVDQGLPLSQEPQGNADASSLTSSLNLTFATPLQPQSVQRPGLARRPPARRAVDVGAFLRDLRDTSLAPPNIVLEDTQPFSQPTVGSPNVYHSLPCTPHTGAEDAEQAAGRRTQSSGPGLQNNSPGKPAQFLAGEAEEVDAFALGFLSTSSGVSGEDEVEPLHSGVEEAEKKMEEEGVSVSEMEATGAQGPSRAEEPEGHTQVTEAEGSQGTAEAEGPGASSGDEDASSRAASPESASSTPESLQARRHHQFPEPAPPPGAAVLSSEPAEPLLVRRPPRPRTTGPRPRQDPHKAGLSHYVKLFSFFAKMPMERKALEMVEKCLDKYFQHLCDDLEVFAAHAGRKTVKPEDLELLMRRQGLVTDQVSLHVLVERHLPLEYRQLLIPCAYSGNSVFPAQ
- the TSNAXIP1 gene encoding translin-associated factor X-interacting protein 1 isoform X4, translating into MATGCTLPHFPRPRVLVARRPWVMACQQSRYRSFSSASRLQPQPSGVTIDESFITENKSTQKCKLLQKRRTLELPAASLSHCQAPVLGGAGKLPTQGAPPAGPGHRFHPGTKAAAHQREKIRALEPLKAKLVTMNEDCNERILAMRAEEKHEISLLKKEKMNLLKLIDKKNEEKISLQSEVAKLRKNLAEEYLHYLSERDARKILIADLNELRYQREDMSLAQSPGIWGEDPVKLTLALKMTRQDLTRTQMELNTMKANFGDVVPRRDFEMQEKTNKDLQEQLDTLRASYEEVHKEHEILMQLHMSTLKERDQFFSELQEIQRTSTPRPDWTKCEDVVAGGPERWQMLAEGKNSDQLVDVLLEEIGSGLLREKEFFPGLGYGEAIPAFLRFDGLVENKKPSKKDVVDLLKDAWKERLAEEQKETFPDFFFNFLERRFGPSDAMAWAYTIFENIKIFHSNELMSQFYAVLMGKRSENVYVTQKETVAQLLKEMTNADSQNEGLLTMEQFNTVLKSTFPLKTEEQIQELMEAGGWHPSSSNADLLNYRSLFMEDEEGQSEPFVQKLWEQYMDEKDEYLLQLKQELGIELHEEVTLPKLRGALMTIDPSLDKQTVNTYMSQAFQLPESELPEDSDEKEEGVVEILQTALERLQVIDIRRAGPREPEPAN